From Kryptolebias marmoratus isolate JLee-2015 linkage group LG15, ASM164957v2, whole genome shotgun sequence, a single genomic window includes:
- the usp8 gene encoding ubiquitin carboxyl-terminal hydrolase 8: protein MPAVSTEVKELYLSTSLGDLNKKAEVKPDKTSTRSYVQSACKLFKAAEENRLDRDEEKAYVLYMKYLTVYDIIKKRPDFKQQPEYYITMLGPNSFKKAIEEAEKLSESLKLRYEEVEVRKKLEEKERLEEKKKKEEETEKEKERSSPKTSSVNRKDSKKVKGEQNELKSVITKAAQPAGGITAEKLFQMMKDQTISIMVMDARSHRDYEDSHIQVAGQTCISVPEEAVSPGITVNQIEAKLPEVSKDHWRQRGFVDYLILLDWFSSASDLKLGTTLQSLKDALFKWDSLTILRSEPLVLEGGYENWLLFYPMYSTNAKVQPPRQTITSSLPQLNFSYPSLEEPKPSTPVQPEAEVPPEPLEPSAPALVNGLAPAEPPASRTSTVADKLPDAVDASAAGSTASGLNSTKKGSSSNQSPVTSRSFPQFDRTKKPSVPDQTKANLKKDSTPNGPIIPDRAAKPAFGTGAALSKDEQKQIHSEVLAMKEKAKQEQEKRNQERRLEEEQKEKETRERLEREESEKRRKEDEEKKHQEKKKLERQKAEEEEDKENRVWDERERTGKEPNSDGPSKSMSLDSPAPNHIVSEIKREPLTRARSEEMGRSVPGLPDGWMKFLDTVTGTYRYYHSPTNRVHLYPPEVSVPQTPPSTPPTAKPKPPQPAEPDTSREREREQSKLKRSYSSPDISQDLREEAQKKAAAPAPIAVIPSINRETKPPSSKVYSKAEIVRPSAAKIRNLNPTFGGLGASLTGLRNLGNTCYMNSILQCLCNTPGMSDYFNNNYYLEDINRSNILGHKGEVAEEFAVIIQSLWAGQYKYISPRDFKNTIGKINEQFAGYDQQDSQELLLFLMDGLHEDLNKADNRKRYKEEENDHLNDQTAADVAWNKHKLLNESIIVALFQGQFKSTVQCLTCHCKSRTFETFMYLSLPLASTSKCSLQDCLRLFSKEEKLTDNNKVFCRHCKAHRDSTKKLEIWKVPPILLVHLKRFSYEGRWKQKLQTSVDFPLDSLDLSQYVIGPKQNLKRYNLYGLSNHYGGLDGGHYTAYCKNAQKQRWYKFDDHEVTEISSSSVKSSAAYILFYSTL from the exons ATGCCTGCCGTATCTACAGAGGTCAAAGAGTTGTATTTATCCACATCTCTGGGTGACCTcaacaaaaaagctgaagtgAAGCCGGACAAGACGAGCACCAGAAG CTATGTTCAGAGTGCCTGCAAACTCTTCAAGGCGGCCGAGGAGAATCGTCTGGACAGGGATGAGGAGAAAGCGTACGTTCTCTACATGAAGTATTTAACAGTATATGACATCATCAAGAAGAGGCCAGACTTCAAACAACAACCG GAATATTACATAACTATGCTTGGGCCAAATAGCTTTAAGAAAGCCATCGAAGAAGCTGAGAAGCTGTCTGAAAGCCTTAAACTCAG GTACGAAGAAGTCGAGGTCCGGAAGAAactggaggagaaggagagactggaggagaagaagaaaaaggaggaagagacGGAGAAAGAGAAGGAGCGGAGCTCTCCGAAAACCTCGTCTGTAAACAGGAAGGACAGCAAAAAG GTGAAAGGAGAGCAGAACGAGCTGAAGAGTGTCATCACAAAAG ctgcgCAGCCGGCAGGCGGGATCACAGCTGAGAAACTTTTCCAGATGATGAAGGACCAGACCATCTCCATAATGGTCATGGACGCCCGCAGCCACAGAGACTACGAGGACTCCCACATTCAGGTCGCCGGTCAGACGTGCATCAGTGTCCCTGAGGAGGCCGTTAGTCCGGG AATCACTGTGAACCAGATTGAAGCGAAGCTGCCTGAAGTGTCCAAGGATCACTGGCGGCAGCGAGGATTCGTGGATTATTTAATCCTTCTGGACTGGTTCAGTTCAGCGTCGGACCTTAAATTAGGCACCACCCTGCAGAGCCTGAAAGACGCCCTCTTcaag TGGGACAGCCTGACCATTTTGCGTAGCGAGCCTCTAGTGCTGGAGGGGGGCTACGAGAACTGGCTGCTGTTCTACCCCATGTACTCGACCAACGCTAAAGTTCAGCCTCCGAGGCAGACGATCACCAGCAGCCTGCCTCAGC TGAACTTCAGCTACCCGTCTCTAGAGGAGCCGAAACCTTCGACTCCCGTTCAGCCGGAGGCCGAAGTTCCACCTGAGCCTCTCGAGCCCTCGGCTCCGGCGCTGGTCAACGGGCTTGCTCCTGCCGAGCCTCCAGCATCCAGGACCTCCACGGTTGCTGACAAGTTGCCGGACGCCGTTGACGCCTCCGCCGCTGGCTCCACGGCGTCTGGGCTCAACTCGACTAAGAAGGGTTCCTCGTCCAACCAGTCCCCTGTAACGAGCAGATCTTTCCCCCAG TTCGACCGAACCAAGAAACCATCTGTCCCAGATCAGACTAAAGCCAACCTGAAGAAAGACTCCACTCCGAATGGTCCGATTATCCCCGACCGCGCCGCCAAACCGGCGTTCGGCACCGGCGCCGCTCTGTCTAAAGACGAACAGAAGCAGATACACTCCGAGGTGCTGGCCATGAAGGAGAAGGCGaaacaggagcaggaaaaacGCAACCAGGAGCGCCGTTtggaagaggagcagaaggagaaggagacgAGAGAGAGGCTGGAACGGGAGGAGAgcgagaagaggaggaaggaagatgaagagaagaaacatcaggagaaaaagaagctggagaggcagaaagcagaggaagaggaggacaaagAGAACCGGGTTTGGGATGAGCGggagaggacaggaaaagaGCCGAATTCCGACGGCCCTTCAAAGAGCATGTCTCTGGATTCTCCTGCTCCGAACCACATCGTCAGTGAAATAAAG AGGGAGCCTCTGACCCGAGCGAGGAGTGAGGAGATGGGGCGGAGCGTCCCGGGCCTCCCGGACGGTTGGATGAAG TTCCTCGACACGGTGACCGGTACCTACAGGTACTATCACTCCCCGACCAACCGCGTCCACCTGTACCCCCCCGAGGTCAGCGTTCCTCAGACCCCTCCCTCCACGCCGCCGACCGCCAAACCGAAGCCGCCGCAACCAGCTGAGCCGGACACCAGCCGCGAGCGAGAGCGCGAGCAGTCCAAACTGAAGCGCTCCTACTCGTCCCCGGACATCAGCCAGGACCTGAGGGAGGAGGCCCAGAAGAAGGCGGCCGCCCCCGCCCCCATCGCCGTCATCCCCAGCATCAACAGGGAGACCAA GCCTCCCAGCTCAAAGGTTTATTCTAAGGCAGAGATCGTTCGGCCGTCCGCAGCTAAGATCCGTAACCTGAATCCCACGTTTGGAGGTCTGGGCGCTTCGCTGACCGGCCTCCGTAACCTGGGCAACACGTGCTACATGAACTCCATCCTGCAGTGCCTCTGCAACACTCCTGGGATGTCCGATTACTTTAATAACAACTACTACCTTGAGGACATCAACAG GTCCAACATTCTCGGCCATAAAGGGGAGGTGGCGGAGGAGTTCGCTGTGATCATACAGTCCCTGTGGGCCGGACAGTACAAGTACATCAGTCCTCGGGACTTCAAGAACACCATCGGTAAAATCAACGAGCAGTTCGCCGGCTACGACCAGCAGGACTcccaggagctgctgctgttcctCATGGACGGGCTCCACGAAGACCTCAACAAG GCCGACAACAGGAAGCGGtacaaggaggaggagaacgaCCACCTGAACGACCAAACTGCGGCCGACGTGGCCTGGAACAAACACAAGCTGCTGAACGAGTCCATCATCGTGGCACTGTTCCAGGGTCAGTTTAAGTCCACCGTGCAGTGCCTGACCTGCCACTGCAAGTCCCGCACGTTCGAGACCTTCATGTACCTGTCGCTGCCTCTGGCCTCCACCAGCAAGTGCTCCCTGCAG GACTGTCTGCGGCTGTTCTCCAAGGAGGAGAAGCTCACCGACAACAACAAGGTGTTCTGCAGGCACTGCAAAGCCCACAGAGACTCCACCAAGAAGCTGGAGATCTGGAAGGTTCCCCCCATCCTCCTGGTGCACCTGAAACG gttttcctacGAAGGCCGGTGGAAGCAGAAGCTGCAGACGTCGGTGGACTTCCCTCTGGACAGTCTGGACCTCAGTCAGTACGTCATCGGACCcaaacagaacctgaagagATACAACCTCTATGGACTCTCT AACCACTATGGCGGCTTGGACGGCGGCCATTACACGGCCTACTGTAAGAACGCCCAGAAGCAGCGCTGGTACAAGTTCGACGACCACGAAGTCACCGAGATCTCCTCCTCTTCGGTGAAGTCGTCTGCAGCCTACATCCTGTTTTACTCCACCCTGTGA